A part of Melittangium boletus DSM 14713 genomic DNA contains:
- a CDS encoding A24 family peptidase, translated as MTSSHIALWCVLGVALVISVATDVARRQILDVVTYPLMAVALGVRLWNEGVGSLETGLVSGAISGLGLALLLVPGAVRGRMGWGDVKLMAGVGAVLGFPAVMAAAAFISLVGALQAVVALLWHGAVWETLGGQLRRWAVRVRLMQEDAADVPQRHIPYGVAIALGTFWAMWWQHDRLG; from the coding sequence ATGACCTCCTCTCACATCGCGCTCTGGTGCGTGCTGGGCGTAGCGCTGGTGATCTCGGTGGCCACGGATGTGGCGCGCCGCCAGATCCTCGACGTCGTCACCTATCCGTTGATGGCCGTGGCGCTGGGGGTGCGGCTGTGGAACGAGGGGGTGGGGTCGCTGGAGACGGGGTTGGTGAGTGGGGCGATCTCGGGACTGGGGCTGGCGCTGCTGCTGGTGCCCGGTGCGGTGCGGGGACGGATGGGGTGGGGTGACGTGAAATTGATGGCGGGCGTGGGCGCGGTGCTGGGCTTTCCGGCGGTGATGGCGGCCGCGGCCTTCATCTCCCTGGTGGGCGCGCTGCAAGCGGTGGTGGCGCTGCTGTGGCACGGCGCCGTCTGGGAGACGCTGGGTGGCCAGCTGCGACGCTGGGCCGTGCGGGTTCGCCTGATGCAAGAAGACGCGGCGGACGTACCTCAGCGCCACATCCCGTATGGGGTGGCCATCGCGCTGGGAACTTTCTGGGCCATGTGGTGGCAACACGACAGATTGGGGTAG
- a CDS encoding FHA domain-containing protein: protein MIDQNSRPARKIGIADHLWDTYEEMAQQMGSDRDALINQALFMFARLNGFIEARPLRSDDAGAPATSAPPVRPAASAPASKSSAPVLQPVSGGVSAKSPPPPRDDTPPPAPPPSRAAPRVEERPPSNNLDNDPARREVAERVLETAAELERLIKGKSNEPREELDEEPLPDDGDDAGLGLAPEDEPLPEDEPLPEDEPPPEDEPLDEPGVTGLLLSMDSAEPQTITKERFVIGRGKHCDLVINSGKVSREHAVIAREGDDFFIEDLGSSNGTWFNKQRIKRRKVEDGDEYFICSERVRLTYV from the coding sequence ATGATTGACCAGAACTCCCGCCCCGCCCGCAAGATCGGCATCGCCGACCATCTGTGGGACACCTACGAAGAGATGGCCCAGCAGATGGGCTCGGATCGTGACGCGCTCATCAATCAGGCGCTGTTCATGTTCGCGCGCCTCAACGGCTTCATCGAGGCGCGCCCGTTGCGGTCCGACGACGCGGGGGCTCCGGCCACCAGCGCGCCCCCGGTGCGTCCGGCCGCCTCGGCTCCGGCCTCCAAGTCCTCGGCGCCCGTGCTGCAGCCCGTGAGCGGAGGGGTGTCCGCCAAGTCGCCTCCGCCGCCTCGGGACGACACGCCGCCGCCCGCTCCTCCTCCGTCCCGGGCCGCCCCCCGCGTCGAGGAGCGGCCCCCCTCCAACAACCTGGACAACGATCCGGCCCGCCGCGAGGTGGCCGAGCGCGTGTTGGAGACCGCCGCCGAGCTCGAGCGCCTCATCAAGGGCAAGAGCAACGAGCCGCGCGAGGAGCTCGACGAGGAGCCCCTGCCGGACGACGGGGATGACGCCGGTCTGGGTCTGGCCCCCGAGGACGAGCCGCTGCCCGAGGACGAGCCGCTGCCCGAGGACGAGCCGCCTCCCGAGGACGAGCCCCTGGACGAGCCGGGGGTGACGGGCCTGTTGCTGTCCATGGACAGCGCGGAGCCGCAGACCATCACCAAGGAGCGCTTCGTCATCGGCCGCGGCAAGCACTGCGACCTGGTCATCAACTCGGGCAAGGTGTCGCGCGAGCACGCCGTCATCGCCCGCGAGGGTGACGACTTCTTCATCGAGGACCTGGGCTCCTCCAACGGCACCTGGTTCAACAAGCAGCGCATCAAGCGCCGCAAGGTCGAGGACGGGGACGAGTACTTCATCTGCAGTGAGCGGGTCCGCCTCACCTACGTGTGA
- a CDS encoding YncE family protein produces the protein MRPLLLSLALLPIACSEAEPRPPPTDRFVFPSGIHHRSVEGSTNGVLYVSSANFDRCFDQGTVMAVDLDQVGVEGNRLPPIASASAPAAPVETITQLNVAPESRVFIQSYAGELAFWERLDAPPRIFVTARAEGDYLHYIDVPEPTKLSCVGSSSDNCLEGAVSLTSLPGQVKDLPRAPAPFGVSVGEEGDVWVTHLSAADSPARSAGTQGSTYESYVVRLAGDSPGVSTSDFFPLSLPDLPQGGSNSVISDTRYVLISGRFQGNPAEARRFLLRVVDKSNPSRVIDPGLDLSFAANDARGLALTEGATPDSPRRLYMAVRSPDSLLIVNAEGLSTDSPRLTVVGSAPLPNGPTEVRLVKRDSGSDLVLVSCSDAGVVAVYDPDVGQVVAQVAVGQVQGARSPQPFGLAVRKQGNAARVFVSNFGDGRISVIDIPDLSSPQQARLVAYLGARQDEGQSATCTEVQQ, from the coding sequence ATGCGCCCCCTCCTCCTCAGTCTCGCGCTGCTCCCCATCGCGTGCTCCGAAGCCGAGCCGCGACCTCCTCCCACCGATCGCTTCGTCTTCCCGAGCGGCATCCACCACCGCTCCGTGGAGGGCTCGACGAACGGTGTGCTCTATGTATCGAGCGCCAACTTCGATCGGTGCTTCGATCAGGGCACCGTGATGGCGGTCGATCTGGATCAGGTGGGCGTGGAGGGCAACCGCCTGCCGCCCATCGCCTCGGCGTCAGCTCCCGCGGCGCCGGTGGAGACGATCACCCAGCTCAACGTGGCGCCGGAATCCCGTGTCTTCATCCAGAGCTACGCGGGCGAGCTCGCCTTCTGGGAGCGCCTGGACGCGCCGCCGCGCATCTTCGTGACGGCGCGCGCGGAGGGCGACTACCTCCACTACATCGACGTGCCGGAACCGACGAAGCTGTCCTGCGTGGGGAGCTCGAGCGACAATTGCCTCGAGGGGGCCGTATCGCTCACCTCGCTTCCGGGTCAGGTGAAGGATCTGCCGCGCGCGCCCGCGCCCTTCGGAGTGTCCGTGGGCGAGGAGGGCGATGTCTGGGTGACCCACCTGAGCGCCGCGGACTCGCCCGCCCGTTCCGCTGGCACCCAGGGCTCCACGTACGAGTCCTACGTGGTGCGCCTGGCGGGTGACTCACCTGGAGTCTCGACCTCGGATTTCTTCCCGCTGTCCCTTCCTGACCTTCCCCAGGGAGGCAGCAACTCGGTCATCAGTGACACGCGCTACGTGCTGATCTCCGGCCGGTTCCAGGGAAACCCCGCGGAGGCGCGGCGCTTCCTGCTGCGCGTGGTGGACAAGAGCAACCCGAGCCGCGTCATCGATCCGGGCCTGGACCTGAGCTTCGCCGCGAACGATGCGCGCGGCCTCGCGCTGACCGAGGGCGCCACGCCGGATTCGCCCCGGCGGCTCTACATGGCCGTGCGTTCGCCGGACTCGCTGCTGATCGTGAACGCGGAAGGGCTCAGCACGGATTCGCCTCGGCTCACCGTGGTGGGCTCGGCCCCCCTGCCCAATGGACCCACCGAGGTGCGGCTGGTGAAGCGCGACTCGGGCAGCGACCTCGTGCTGGTGTCGTGCAGCGACGCGGGCGTGGTGGCCGTCTATGATCCAGACGTGGGGCAGGTCGTGGCGCAGGTGGCGGTGGGCCAGGTGCAGGGCGCCAGGTCGCCCCAGCCCTTCGGCCTCGCCGTGCGCAAGCAGGGCAACGCGGCGCGTGTCTTCGTCAGCAACTTCGGGGATGGGCGCATCTCGGTGATCGACATTCCGGACCTCTCCAGTCCGCAACAGGCCCGGCTGGTGGCCTATCTCGGCGCCCGTCAGGACGAGGGTCAGTCCGCGACGTGCACGGAGGTGCAGCAGTGA
- the glyS gene encoding glycine--tRNA ligase subunit beta, with the protein MASDLLLEIGAEEIPASFVLPALEDLKRVITERAAEARLKHGEVRTYGTPRRLAVWVKDVAERGEDITREVLGPSAKAGFDKDGKPTKAAEKFAESQKLPVESLLRVQTPKGEYLGAKVEEKGRPAADLLKDILHAAVHGINFRKTMRWGDVDQAFARPVQWVVALLGNEVLPVVLGDVKSGRTTYGHRFLSPAAIELSQPSDYERALEKANVVPDFGKRRAAVLERVRAAAVQAGGKLMEDESLVDQVTNLVELPNPVVGGFEERHLDLPPEVLVQEMKSHQRYFSILDGQGKLMPRFIAVSNTPVRDVKLSLRGYERVLRARLADGRFFFDEDRKTPLEARTGKLARVVWQGQLGSYADKVERFRALAVKLAGWTGHGELTSTLERASTLAKADLVTGMVGEFPELQGVMGREYARASGEPEPVALAIFEHYLPRTAEDSLPTQDAGALIGLADRLDTLCGIFAIGKGPSGAADPFALRRACLSTIRIVLDRGYRFSLSQAVDAALEQLAPKLANVKRKAGEPAPREQVLDFFRGRLKALWTEQYRTDLVEAVLSAGYDDLVSAHKRLQALASIVGQADFAPLAVAFKRVVNIVEKQGKDVSRGAVSSDRLTDDAERQLHAAFVQARGRVGDRVKADDFSGALKEITSLKPTVDTFFDKVMVMAEDKELRENRIRLLTEIGTLFNQVADFSKIQSEA; encoded by the coding sequence GTGGCAAGTGATCTGCTGCTGGAGATCGGCGCCGAGGAGATTCCCGCCTCGTTCGTGCTGCCCGCGCTCGAGGACCTCAAGCGCGTCATCACCGAGCGCGCCGCCGAGGCGCGGCTCAAGCACGGCGAGGTGCGCACGTATGGCACGCCGCGCCGGCTCGCGGTGTGGGTGAAGGACGTGGCGGAGCGGGGCGAGGACATCACCCGCGAGGTGTTGGGGCCCAGCGCCAAGGCGGGCTTCGACAAGGACGGCAAGCCCACCAAGGCGGCGGAGAAGTTCGCCGAGAGCCAGAAGTTGCCGGTGGAGTCCCTGCTGCGCGTGCAGACGCCCAAGGGCGAGTACCTGGGCGCCAAGGTGGAGGAGAAGGGCCGCCCGGCGGCGGATCTCCTCAAGGACATCCTCCACGCGGCGGTGCACGGCATCAACTTCCGCAAGACGATGCGCTGGGGCGACGTGGACCAGGCCTTCGCGCGGCCCGTGCAGTGGGTGGTGGCGCTGCTCGGCAACGAGGTGCTGCCGGTGGTGCTCGGTGACGTGAAGAGCGGCCGGACGACCTACGGCCACCGCTTCCTGTCGCCCGCGGCGATCGAGCTCTCCCAGCCCTCGGACTACGAGCGGGCCCTGGAGAAGGCGAACGTGGTGCCGGACTTCGGCAAGCGCCGCGCCGCGGTGCTCGAGCGGGTGCGCGCGGCGGCGGTGCAGGCGGGCGGCAAGCTCATGGAGGACGAGTCGCTGGTGGATCAGGTGACCAACCTCGTGGAGCTGCCCAATCCCGTGGTCGGCGGCTTCGAGGAGCGGCACCTGGACCTGCCCCCCGAGGTGCTGGTGCAGGAGATGAAGAGCCACCAGCGCTACTTCTCCATCCTGGATGGCCAGGGCAAGCTGATGCCGCGCTTCATCGCCGTGTCCAACACGCCGGTGCGTGACGTGAAGCTGTCCCTGCGGGGCTACGAGCGCGTGTTGCGCGCGCGTCTGGCGGACGGCCGCTTCTTCTTCGACGAGGATCGCAAGACGCCGCTCGAGGCCCGTACGGGCAAGCTCGCGCGCGTGGTGTGGCAGGGGCAGCTCGGCAGCTACGCCGACAAGGTGGAGCGCTTCCGCGCGCTGGCGGTGAAGCTGGCGGGGTGGACGGGCCATGGCGAGCTGACGAGCACCCTCGAGCGCGCCTCCACCCTGGCCAAGGCGGACCTCGTCACCGGCATGGTGGGCGAGTTCCCCGAACTGCAAGGCGTGATGGGCCGGGAGTATGCCCGCGCGAGCGGTGAGCCCGAGCCCGTGGCCCTGGCCATCTTCGAGCACTACCTGCCGCGCACGGCGGAGGACTCGCTGCCCACCCAGGACGCGGGGGCCCTCATCGGGCTCGCGGACCGGTTGGACACGCTCTGCGGCATCTTCGCCATCGGCAAGGGACCCAGTGGCGCGGCGGACCCGTTCGCCCTGCGGCGCGCGTGTCTGTCCACCATCCGCATCGTCCTCGATCGGGGCTACCGCTTCTCGCTCTCCCAGGCGGTGGACGCGGCGCTGGAACAGCTCGCGCCGAAGCTCGCCAACGTCAAGCGCAAGGCCGGCGAGCCCGCACCGCGCGAGCAGGTGCTCGACTTCTTCCGCGGCCGCCTCAAGGCCCTGTGGACGGAGCAGTACCGCACGGACCTGGTGGAGGCGGTGCTGTCCGCCGGCTACGACGACCTGGTGTCCGCCCACAAGCGCTTGCAGGCGCTCGCCAGCATCGTGGGCCAGGCGGACTTCGCGCCCCTGGCGGTGGCCTTCAAGCGCGTGGTCAACATCGTCGAGAAGCAGGGCAAGGACGTGAGCCGTGGAGCCGTCTCCTCCGACCGGCTCACCGACGACGCCGAGCGCCAGCTGCACGCGGCCTTCGTCCAGGCCCGTGGCCGCGTGGGGGATCGGGTCAAGGCGGATGACTTCTCCGGAGCCCTCAAGGAGATCACCAGCCTCAAGCCCACCGTGGACACCTTCTTCGACAAGGTGATGGTGATGGCCGAGGACAAGGAGCTGCGTGAGAACCGCATCCGGCTGTTGACGGAGATCGGCACGCTGTTCAACCAGGTGGCGGACTTCTCGAAGATTCAGTCCGAGGCCTGA
- the glyQ gene encoding glycine--tRNA ligase subunit alpha: MYFQDLILTLQNHWAKQGCIITQPYDLEVGAGTMHPSTFLRALGPEPWNVAYVQPSRRPADGRFGENPNRLFQHHQFQVILKPAPKNVQQLYLDSLRAIGMDPLDHDIRFVEDDWESPTLGAWGLGWEVWCDGMEVTQFTYFQQCGGFECRPVSAELTYGLERMTMYLQNVENVYDIEWVKGVKYREIFHANEVEMSRYALQESDAQMLFALFDSYEKECKRLIERELPLPAYDYALKCSHAFNLLDARGAISVTERANFIKRVRDNARLCAEGYLKMREKLGYPLLKTPWTVGEQPPVLEGKPASDYWKTVTFNKPEQAQQEVSRGK, encoded by the coding sequence ATGTACTTCCAGGATCTGATCCTCACGCTCCAGAACCACTGGGCCAAGCAGGGGTGCATCATCACCCAGCCCTATGATCTCGAGGTGGGCGCGGGCACCATGCACCCGTCCACCTTCCTCCGCGCCCTGGGTCCCGAGCCCTGGAACGTGGCCTACGTGCAGCCCTCGCGGCGCCCCGCCGACGGCCGCTTCGGTGAGAACCCCAACCGCCTGTTCCAGCACCACCAGTTCCAGGTCATCCTCAAGCCCGCGCCCAAGAACGTCCAGCAGCTCTACCTGGACTCGCTGCGCGCGATCGGCATGGACCCGCTCGACCACGACATCCGCTTCGTGGAGGACGACTGGGAGTCGCCCACGCTGGGCGCCTGGGGCCTGGGCTGGGAGGTGTGGTGTGACGGCATGGAGGTCACCCAGTTCACCTACTTCCAGCAGTGTGGTGGCTTCGAGTGCCGGCCCGTGTCGGCGGAGCTGACGTACGGCCTCGAGCGCATGACCATGTACCTGCAGAATGTCGAGAACGTCTACGACATCGAGTGGGTCAAGGGCGTGAAGTACCGCGAGATCTTCCACGCGAACGAGGTGGAGATGAGCCGCTACGCGCTCCAGGAGTCGGACGCGCAGATGCTCTTCGCCCTGTTCGACTCCTACGAGAAGGAGTGCAAGCGCCTCATTGAGCGCGAGCTGCCGCTGCCCGCGTACGACTACGCGCTCAAGTGCTCGCATGCGTTCAACCTGCTGGATGCGCGGGGCGCCATCTCGGTGACCGAGCGCGCCAACTTCATCAAGCGCGTGCGCGACAACGCGCGCCTGTGCGCCGAGGGCTACCTCAAGATGCGCGAGAAGCTGGGCTACCCGCTGCTCAAGACGCCCTGGACGGTGGGTGAACAGCCCCCGGTGCTCGAGGGCAAGCCGGCCAGCGACTACTGGAAGACGGTGACGTTCAACAAGCCCGAGCAGGCCCAGCAGGAGGTGTCCCGTGGCAAGTGA
- a CDS encoding carbohydrate kinase family protein, with amino-acid sequence MDVVCVGECLVDFLPERSGQRVRDVTAWTPGIGGSLANVAVGVARLGGRSACVGVVGEDEFGHLLRERLAAEGVDVSHLRQTEEGRTGLVFISLDARGERSFCYFRTRSAEFLLDERDVDLDFLARAGVVHLGTNSLKLPAARSAMLRIADAVRGAGRIVSCDPNLRLHAWEEPEVLRELLGNLLPRCTVVKLSEEEVAFATGQDGPEAALRWLAGRGILLPVVTLGEAGAVFLWRGEVVRVEAPHVRVLDTTGAGDGFTSGFLRGLSRRYANAAALADASREDLTALARFACAVGSRVVEHLGAVTGLPRREEIASEMPAWLRNPVS; translated from the coding sequence ATGGACGTGGTGTGCGTGGGCGAGTGTTTGGTGGACTTCCTGCCGGAGCGCTCCGGCCAGCGCGTCCGGGACGTGACGGCCTGGACGCCCGGTATCGGGGGCTCGCTGGCCAATGTCGCCGTGGGCGTGGCGCGGCTGGGCGGCCGCTCGGCCTGTGTGGGCGTGGTCGGCGAGGACGAGTTCGGCCACCTCCTGCGCGAGCGCCTCGCCGCCGAAGGGGTGGACGTGAGCCACCTGCGCCAGACGGAGGAGGGCCGCACGGGCCTCGTCTTCATCTCGCTCGACGCCCGGGGCGAGCGCAGCTTCTGCTACTTCCGCACCCGCTCGGCCGAATTCCTCCTGGACGAGCGCGACGTGGATCTCGACTTCCTCGCGCGCGCGGGCGTCGTGCACCTGGGCACCAACTCGCTCAAGTTGCCCGCGGCCCGCTCGGCGATGCTCCGAATCGCGGACGCCGTGCGAGGGGCGGGGCGCATCGTGAGTTGCGATCCCAATCTCCGCCTCCATGCCTGGGAGGAGCCCGAGGTCCTGCGTGAACTGCTCGGGAACCTGTTGCCTCGCTGCACGGTGGTGAAGCTGTCCGAGGAAGAGGTGGCATTCGCCACGGGCCAGGATGGACCCGAGGCGGCGCTGCGCTGGCTGGCGGGGCGGGGGATTCTGCTGCCCGTGGTGACCCTGGGCGAGGCGGGCGCCGTCTTCCTCTGGCGGGGTGAGGTGGTCCGGGTGGAGGCCCCCCATGTGCGCGTGTTGGACACCACTGGAGCGGGGGATGGCTTCACCTCGGGCTTCCTCCGGGGCCTCTCGCGGCGCTACGCGAACGCGGCGGCGTTGGCCGACGCCTCGCGCGAGGACCTGACCGCGTTGGCCCGGTTCGCGTGTGCCGTGGGCTCCCGGGTGGTGGAACACCTCGGCGCCGTGACGGGCCTGCCGAGGAGAGAGGAAATCGCTTCCGAGATGCCCGCGTGGCTCCGGAACCCGGTCTCCTAG